The Paenibacillus sp. RUD330 genome has a segment encoding these proteins:
- a CDS encoding isochorismatase family protein, translated as MALPAIQSYSMPKAADLPPNRASWTPDPKRAVLLVHDMQAYFLNAFAVDQSPVTELIAHIRKLLDQCRTLGIPVVYTAQPGEQSIEERGLLSDFWGEGINKAPHLKGILPELAPAEGDILMDKWRYSAFRKSNLAGLMREKGRDQLIITGIYAHIGCMMTAAEAFMQDIQAFMVADALADFSLDNHTMAIAYAAGRCAVVLTTEQALAQLELAAAVPVSGPFSIDALRGQVAGLLLEEPSSLGDSDHLLEVHGLDSIRMMSLIEAWRGQGAEATFVELAEQPTLASWSVLLQARTAAGANV; from the coding sequence ATGGCGCTTCCTGCGATTCAATCCTATTCCATGCCGAAGGCAGCCGATCTGCCTCCGAACCGCGCTTCCTGGACTCCCGATCCGAAGCGGGCCGTGCTGCTCGTGCACGATATGCAGGCTTATTTCTTGAATGCTTTCGCCGTCGATCAATCGCCCGTTACGGAGCTGATCGCCCATATTCGGAAGCTGCTGGACCAATGCCGCACGCTGGGCATCCCCGTCGTGTACACCGCGCAGCCTGGCGAGCAGTCCATCGAGGAACGCGGGCTGCTGTCCGATTTCTGGGGAGAGGGCATCAACAAAGCACCTCATCTGAAGGGCATCTTGCCGGAGCTGGCGCCGGCGGAGGGCGATATTCTGATGGACAAATGGCGGTACAGCGCCTTCCGCAAATCCAATCTAGCCGGGCTGATGCGGGAGAAAGGCCGCGATCAGCTGATCATTACAGGCATTTATGCGCATATCGGCTGCATGATGACGGCGGCCGAAGCATTCATGCAGGATATTCAGGCGTTCATGGTCGCGGATGCGCTGGCGGATTTCTCGCTGGACAATCATACGATGGCGATCGCATACGCAGCTGGCCGCTGCGCGGTCGTGCTGACGACGGAGCAGGCGCTTGCACAGCTGGAACTGGCGGCGGCGGTTCCCGTTTCGGGCCCCTTTTCCATCGATGCCCTCCGCGGACAAGTCGCCGGGCTGCTGCTCGAGGAGCCGTCCAGCCTCGGCGACAGCGACCATCTTCTCGAGGTGCACGGACTGGATTCCATCCGCATGATGAGCTTGATCGAAGCATGGCGGGGCCAAGGAGCGGAGGCGACGTTCGTCGAGCTGGCGGAGCAGCCGACTCTGGCGAGCTGGAGCGTGCTTCTCCAAGCCAGGACGGCTGCAGGCGCCAATGTCTAG
- a CDS encoding non-ribosomal peptide synthetase, giving the protein MLAAPTVRRPLSGAQAGIWYAQQLDLDNPMYNTGEYIDINGPVERSIFETALRQAVLEAEALHARFEEDRDGPWQVLEPNAEWTLHYMDLSKEEAAFEQAKAWMDADLRRPCRLTEDPLFTEALFKLSGERYLWYQRIHHIAIDGYGFSLLTKRVAQIYTAMLRRQPFSNGRFGSWHSVLDEDEGYRSSEKAEADRRFWLSRFEDEPDVVSLSDRAPRSAHRIWRQSAELASAKASSLRQSAQLQGAAWSEIVLAAAAAYLHRLTGAEDVILGLPMMGRLGSASLNTPGMVMNIVPLRLNVRPAMELSELVRQAAREVREARKHQSYRHEELRRDLKRVGDGRRLYGPMVNMMPFDSRLEFNGVPGRKLNLSAGPVDDLAINVSLQADGIGLQIEMDGNPELYAEEELRGHHRRLIHFLGNVADARPDDPVGCIPLLDERELAEDGSRWNGAARRLPAARAADLFEAQALRCPSAIAVVHEAEALSYSELNARANRLARLLIGRGVGPQCIAAIAVPRSVEMIVCMLAVHKTGAAYLPLDIDFPADRMAYMVEDAQASIMLTTTDVAARLPQLAAPALRQPLLQLDDPAVQAELAGCAERNVTDQDRLFAPLSADPAYILYTSGSTGKPKGVVIPSAALTNFLLAMDEQFRLTAEDRLLAVTTISFDISILEIFLPLISGARLIVADRRTVQDPVALSQLIRTSGATLMQATPSLWHSLAEHAPDGLRGLRALAGGEALSGGLLQALRALGCEVTNLYGPTETTIWSTSATYAAAGSVPKPSIGRPIWNTQLYILDSGLQPVPPGTAGDLYIAGAGLALGYWQRPGLTAERFVADPYGLPGSRMYRTGDIARRLPDGAVDYCGRADQQIKLRGFRMEISEIEAALSRYPGLAQGAVAVREDRPGDKRLAAYYVANVSIEPALLRNHMSACLPEYMVPSAFVAMERFPQTPSGKFDRKALPAPHYAAGSAARLARTPQEEMLCELFAEVLGLPQVGIEDDFFELGGHSLLAGRLISRIRESLQAELGIAALFEAPTVAGIAKEIDHAAAARPAIVPAARPADIPLSFAQRRLWFLNCLEGPGPTYNIPLVARLDGPLDHMRLEAALQDVVRRHETLRTVFPERNGTATQRVLDADACEVRLAVTKVSEEELAAELAAAVRYGFDLAQELSFRARLYVVGPERHVLLLLLHHIVGDGWSLDPLTRDLSAAYVARSKGEAPAWPPLPVQYGDYALWQERLLGDESDPDSLVARQISFWKETLHGLPDQLELPADHPRPAESTHAGDTVAARLPAGLHAGLLALARETRTSLFMIVQSGLAALFTRLGAGTDVPLGSPIAGRNDDALGDLVGLFINTIVLRTDTSGDPSFRELLERVRSANLAAYGNGDVPFERLVEILNPPRSRSRHPLFQVMLAFQNTPEPRLALEGVSADLRLDTVGRAKFDLTIEFRERRLPDGTPDGIDGWFEFASDLYERETIEKLAARLALLLETAAAEPDMPIGLLPILMPEEQAARALQAAAPRESAWDARNLAELFREQAAKRPNAAAVACERESLTYAELNAKANQLAHELILRGIGPEQLVGLLLPRSISMLVGVLAVLKAGAGYLPLDPDYPLDRLLYMLEDTKPACVIGCLETASVLAGKEMLLIDEAAAAKRLSLYPATDPEDRDRTAPLSPDAAAYIIYTSGSTGKPKGVVIPHRNVVRLFSATDRWYGFGPQDVWTLFHSYAFDFSVWEMWGALLYGGKLVIVPHRTSRSPEEFLKLLCEERVTVLNQTPSAFYQLMQADKEQEQLRRKLSLRYVIFGGEALDLGHLRDWYDRHDDQAPLLVNMYGITETTVHVSCYPLSRAMTESKAGSLIGGAIPDLQVYVLDRCMQHVPTGVAGEMYVSGAGLARGYWKRPALTAERFIADPYGPPGARMYRTGDLARWLQDGTLDYLGRIDHQVKIRGFRIELGEIEAVAAQADGVSKAVVLAREDVPGDKRLVAYLVPAAGAELDPNEIRRQAAAALPSYMVPSAFVVLEELPLTVNGKLDTKSLPEPDFSSAAEGRGPRTPQEEILCDLYAETLGLEKVGIDDGFFDLGGHSLLAVKLMSGIRESLGVSLGIGALFEAPTVAGLAARLEGGGSEGALEVLLPLRTSGRRPPFFCIHPAGGLSWCYAGLMKSLGPDYPIYGLQARGIARREPLPADLMEMAADYIAHIRSVQPHGPYYLLGWSLGGNVAHAIASLLQGEGEEIALLVMLDAFPSHFLPISEGPSEEEALIALLALGGYDPDSLGGKALDMEAAVDILRSDGSALASLEPSVVMSLKDTYVNSVRVLGAYRPGLYRGDLLFVHSTVIPDWFTPISPETWQPYITGRIEQHDLACRHKDLCQPGPLTDIGSILSRKLADIK; this is encoded by the coding sequence ATGCTAGCCGCTCCGACGGTTCGACGCCCATTGTCGGGAGCTCAGGCGGGCATATGGTATGCCCAGCAGCTTGATCTCGATAATCCGATGTACAATACAGGCGAATATATCGATATTAACGGACCTGTCGAGCGGTCGATCTTCGAGACCGCGCTGCGGCAGGCCGTGCTGGAAGCCGAGGCGCTTCATGCCCGGTTCGAGGAGGACCGCGACGGACCGTGGCAGGTGCTGGAGCCGAATGCCGAATGGACCCTGCACTATATGGATCTCAGCAAGGAGGAAGCCGCCTTCGAGCAGGCGAAAGCCTGGATGGACGCAGATTTGCGCCGTCCTTGCCGGCTGACGGAAGATCCTCTGTTTACCGAAGCGTTGTTCAAACTAAGCGGGGAGCGCTACTTATGGTATCAGCGCATTCATCATATCGCGATAGACGGGTACGGCTTCTCCTTGCTGACGAAGCGCGTGGCGCAGATCTATACGGCGATGCTGCGACGCCAGCCTTTCTCGAACGGGCGCTTCGGCTCGTGGCACAGCGTGCTGGATGAGGACGAGGGCTACCGCAGCTCGGAGAAGGCGGAGGCCGATCGCCGCTTCTGGCTGAGCCGGTTCGAGGACGAGCCCGATGTCGTCAGCCTGTCCGACCGCGCGCCGCGCAGCGCGCACCGGATTTGGCGGCAATCGGCGGAGCTTGCCTCCGCCAAGGCGTCGAGCCTGCGCCAGTCCGCACAGCTGCAGGGCGCAGCCTGGTCGGAGATCGTGCTCGCCGCCGCCGCCGCGTACCTGCATCGGCTGACCGGAGCGGAAGACGTCATCCTCGGCTTGCCGATGATGGGACGTCTCGGCTCGGCGTCGCTGAACACGCCTGGAATGGTCATGAATATCGTGCCGCTGCGCTTGAACGTAAGGCCCGCGATGGAGCTGTCTGAGCTGGTGCGCCAGGCGGCGCGGGAGGTCCGCGAGGCGCGCAAGCATCAGAGCTACCGGCACGAGGAGCTGCGACGCGATCTCAAGCGGGTCGGGGATGGACGAAGGCTGTACGGCCCGATGGTCAACATGATGCCGTTCGACAGCAGGCTGGAGTTCAACGGCGTACCGGGCCGCAAGCTTAATTTGTCGGCAGGGCCCGTCGACGATCTGGCCATCAATGTTTCACTCCAAGCGGATGGAATCGGCCTGCAGATCGAGATGGACGGCAACCCGGAGTTGTATGCCGAGGAAGAACTGCGGGGACATCACCGGAGACTCATCCATTTCCTGGGGAACGTTGCGGATGCAAGGCCTGATGATCCCGTCGGCTGCATCCCGCTGCTGGACGAGCGGGAGCTTGCGGAGGATGGGTCGCGCTGGAACGGCGCGGCGCGGCGCTTGCCTGCGGCGCGTGCGGCCGATCTGTTCGAGGCGCAGGCGCTGCGTTGCCCGAGCGCGATTGCGGTTGTCCACGAAGCCGAGGCGCTCAGCTATTCAGAGCTCAACGCGCGGGCCAACCGGCTTGCGCGGCTGCTGATCGGCCGCGGCGTCGGGCCGCAATGCATCGCGGCGATCGCAGTGCCCCGATCGGTCGAGATGATCGTCTGCATGCTGGCCGTACACAAGACCGGCGCGGCCTACTTGCCGCTCGACATCGATTTTCCGGCAGACCGCATGGCCTATATGGTGGAGGATGCTCAGGCCTCGATCATGCTGACGACAACCGATGTTGCCGCCAGGCTGCCGCAGCTGGCGGCGCCGGCCTTACGGCAGCCGCTTCTTCAGCTCGACGATCCTGCCGTCCAGGCGGAGCTGGCCGGCTGCGCCGAACGGAATGTAACCGATCAGGATCGGCTGTTCGCCCCGTTATCGGCCGATCCGGCTTACATCCTCTACACGTCCGGTTCCACGGGCAAGCCGAAGGGCGTCGTCATTCCTAGTGCCGCTCTGACGAATTTTCTGCTGGCGATGGACGAGCAGTTCCGCTTGACGGCCGAAGACCGTCTGCTCGCGGTGACGACCATCTCATTCGATATCTCCATCCTGGAAATTTTCCTGCCGCTCATAAGCGGGGCGAGGCTCATCGTCGCGGACAGACGGACGGTTCAAGACCCTGTTGCATTGTCGCAGCTCATCCGGACCTCTGGCGCTACGCTCATGCAGGCGACGCCTTCGCTCTGGCATTCTTTGGCGGAGCATGCGCCGGACGGCTTGCGCGGACTGCGCGCCCTGGCCGGCGGCGAAGCTTTGTCCGGAGGCTTGCTGCAAGCTCTGCGGGCGCTCGGCTGCGAGGTGACGAACCTGTACGGCCCGACGGAGACGACGATCTGGTCGACAAGCGCGACCTATGCGGCAGCCGGCAGCGTGCCGAAGCCGTCCATCGGCCGTCCGATCTGGAATACGCAGCTGTATATTTTGGACAGCGGCCTGCAGCCGGTTCCGCCCGGTACAGCCGGCGACCTGTATATCGCCGGCGCCGGCTTGGCGCTTGGCTATTGGCAGCGGCCGGGCTTGACTGCGGAACGGTTCGTGGCCGATCCCTACGGCCTGCCGGGATCCCGGATGTACCGCACCGGCGATATCGCGCGCAGGCTGCCGGACGGTGCGGTCGATTATTGCGGCCGCGCCGACCAGCAGATCAAGCTTCGCGGCTTCCGAATGGAGATTTCCGAGATTGAAGCCGCGCTGAGCCGTTATCCGGGCCTTGCGCAGGGTGCTGTCGCCGTTCGGGAAGACAGGCCGGGGGATAAAAGGCTCGCTGCTTATTACGTGGCGAATGTGTCCATAGAGCCCGCCTTGCTGCGCAATCATATGTCGGCGTGTCTGCCGGAATACATGGTGCCTTCGGCGTTCGTCGCGATGGAGCGCTTCCCGCAGACGCCAAGCGGCAAGTTCGACCGCAAGGCGCTGCCGGCTCCGCATTATGCCGCCGGCTCGGCAGCCCGTCTGGCCCGCACGCCGCAGGAGGAAATGCTCTGCGAGCTGTTTGCCGAAGTGCTGGGCTTGCCGCAGGTCGGCATCGAGGACGACTTTTTCGAGCTGGGCGGGCATTCCCTGCTCGCGGGCAGGCTGATCAGCCGCATCCGCGAATCGCTGCAGGCTGAGCTAGGCATCGCCGCCCTGTTCGAAGCGCCGACGGTCGCGGGCATCGCCAAAGAGATCGACCATGCCGCTGCGGCGAGGCCGGCGATTGTCCCGGCCGCGCGACCGGCCGACATTCCGCTTTCATTTGCCCAGCGCCGCCTGTGGTTCCTGAACTGTCTCGAGGGCCCGGGTCCGACCTATAACATTCCGCTGGTCGCCAGGCTGGATGGCCCGCTGGACCACATGCGGCTGGAAGCCGCCCTGCAGGATGTCGTCCGCCGCCATGAAACGCTGCGGACGGTGTTCCCCGAGCGGAACGGGACCGCGACGCAGCGGGTGCTGGATGCGGACGCCTGCGAGGTGCGGCTGGCTGTAACCAAGGTATCGGAGGAGGAGCTCGCGGCCGAGCTGGCCGCCGCCGTGCGCTACGGCTTCGATCTGGCCCAGGAGCTGTCGTTCCGGGCCAGGCTGTATGTGGTAGGACCGGAGCGGCATGTGCTTCTGCTGCTGCTTCATCATATCGTCGGAGACGGCTGGTCGCTGGACCCGCTGACCCGCGATTTGTCGGCCGCTTACGTGGCCCGCTCGAAAGGAGAGGCGCCGGCTTGGCCGCCGCTGCCCGTGCAGTATGGAGATTATGCGCTCTGGCAGGAGCGGCTGCTCGGCGATGAGAGCGACCCGGACAGCCTCGTCGCGCGCCAGATTTCTTTCTGGAAAGAGACGCTGCACGGCTTGCCGGATCAGCTGGAGCTGCCGGCGGATCATCCCCGGCCTGCGGAATCGACGCATGCCGGGGATACCGTTGCGGCGAGGCTGCCGGCCGGGCTCCATGCCGGTCTGCTCGCGCTGGCCAGAGAGACTCGGACGAGCTTGTTCATGATCGTTCAGTCCGGACTCGCCGCGCTCTTCACCCGCTTGGGGGCAGGGACGGACGTGCCGCTGGGAAGTCCGATCGCCGGCCGCAACGACGATGCGCTCGGCGATCTGGTCGGCCTCTTCATCAATACGATCGTTTTGCGTACGGATACTTCCGGCGATCCAAGCTTCAGGGAGCTGCTGGAGCGGGTGAGAAGCGCTAATCTTGCTGCATACGGGAACGGGGACGTGCCCTTCGAGCGGCTGGTGGAGATTTTGAATCCGCCGCGTTCCCGCTCGAGGCATCCGTTGTTCCAGGTCATGCTTGCTTTCCAGAATACGCCGGAGCCTAGGCTGGCGCTTGAAGGCGTCAGCGCCGACTTGCGGCTGGATACGGTCGGCCGGGCAAAGTTCGACCTGACGATCGAGTTCAGGGAAAGAAGGCTGCCGGACGGCACTCCGGACGGCATCGACGGCTGGTTTGAATTCGCCAGCGATCTCTACGAGCGGGAGACGATTGAAAAGCTTGCCGCGCGTCTTGCGCTTCTGCTGGAGACGGCCGCCGCGGAGCCTGACATGCCGATCGGACTGCTTCCGATCCTGATGCCGGAGGAGCAGGCGGCACGCGCGCTTCAAGCCGCTGCTCCAAGGGAATCCGCCTGGGACGCCCGCAATCTGGCGGAGCTGTTCCGGGAGCAGGCCGCGAAGCGCCCGAATGCGGCAGCGGTTGCCTGCGAAAGGGAGTCGCTTACCTATGCCGAGTTGAACGCCAAGGCGAATCAGCTCGCGCATGAGCTTATCCTCCGGGGCATCGGTCCCGAGCAGCTCGTCGGCCTGCTGCTTCCGCGTTCGATCTCGATGCTGGTCGGGGTGCTGGCAGTGCTGAAAGCGGGAGCGGGGTACTTGCCGCTCGACCCGGATTATCCGCTCGACCGCCTCCTGTACATGCTGGAGGATACGAAGCCGGCTTGCGTGATCGGCTGTCTCGAAACGGCGTCCGTGCTGGCCGGGAAAGAGATGCTGCTGATCGACGAAGCCGCTGCGGCCAAGCGGCTGAGCCTGTATCCGGCGACCGATCCGGAGGACCGCGACCGCACGGCCCCGCTGTCGCCGGATGCAGCCGCGTACATCATCTACACGTCGGGCTCGACGGGCAAGCCGAAAGGCGTCGTCATTCCGCATCGCAACGTTGTGCGGCTGTTCTCGGCGACCGATCGCTGGTACGGCTTCGGCCCGCAGGATGTCTGGACGCTGTTCCACTCCTATGCCTTCGATTTCTCGGTATGGGAAATGTGGGGCGCGCTGCTGTACGGCGGCAAGCTTGTCATCGTGCCGCATCGGACATCCCGCTCGCCGGAAGAATTCCTGAAGCTGCTCTGCGAGGAGCGCGTTACGGTTCTGAACCAGACGCCAAGCGCTTTTTACCAGCTCATGCAGGCGGACAAAGAACAGGAGCAGCTGCGTCGGAAGCTGTCGCTGCGTTATGTGATTTTCGGAGGGGAAGCGCTGGATCTCGGACATTTGCGGGACTGGTACGACCGCCACGACGACCAGGCGCCGCTGCTCGTGAACATGTACGGCATTACGGAGACGACCGTGCATGTGAGCTGTTATCCGCTGTCGAGGGCGATGACGGAGAGCAAGGCGGGCAGTCTGATCGGCGGAGCGATTCCGGATCTGCAGGTCTATGTGCTGGATCGGTGCATGCAGCATGTGCCGACGGGAGTTGCGGGCGAAATGTATGTCTCCGGCGCAGGACTTGCCCGCGGGTACTGGAAGCGTCCGGCCTTGACGGCGGAACGGTTCATCGCCGATCCGTACGGCCCGCCAGGCGCGCGGATGTACCGGACGGGCGATTTAGCCCGCTGGCTGCAGGACGGAACGCTGGATTACCTCGGACGGATCGACCACCAGGTCAAGATCCGCGGCTTCCGGATCGAGCTGGGCGAGATCGAAGCCGTTGCGGCGCAAGCCGACGGCGTATCCAAAGCCGTCGTCCTGGCGAGGGAGGATGTTCCCGGAGACAAGCGGCTGGTCGCTTATCTGGTACCGGCAGCGGGAGCCGAGCTCGACCCCAATGAAATCCGTCGGCAAGCGGCGGCAGCGCTGCCGAGCTACATGGTGCCTTCCGCGTTCGTCGTTCTGGAGGAACTGCCGCTGACGGTCAACGGCAAGCTGGACACAAAGTCGCTTCCGGAGCCGGACTTCTCCTCGGCTGCGGAAGGCAGAGGTCCCCGCACTCCGCAGGAGGAAATTCTATGCGATTTGTACGCCGAGACGCTGGGACTGGAGAAGGTCGGCATCGACGACGGATTCTTTGATCTCGGCGGCCACTCGCTGCTGGCGGTCAAGCTGATGAGCGGCATCCGCGAGTCGTTGGGCGTATCGCTCGGCATCGGAGCTTTGTTCGAAGCGCCGACAGTTGCCGGCCTCGCCGCCCGGCTCGAGGGCGGGGGGAGCGAGGGAGCTCTGGAGGTGCTGCTGCCGCTGCGGACGAGCGGGAGGCGCCCGCCCTTCTTTTGCATCCATCCGGCGGGCGGACTCAGCTGGTGTTATGCTGGCCTCATGAAATCGCTCGGTCCGGATTATCCGATCTATGGCCTGCAGGCGAGAGGCATTGCCAGAAGGGAGCCGCTGCCGGCCGATCTGATGGAAATGGCAGCCGATTATATCGCGCATATCCGTTCCGTACAGCCACATGGCCCTTATTACTTGCTCGGCTGGTCGCTCGGCGGCAATGTGGCTCATGCGATTGCGTCGCTGCTGCAAGGCGAAGGCGAGGAGATCGCGCTGCTGGTCATGCTGGACGCGTTCCCGAGCCACTTCCTGCCGATCAGCGAGGGGCCGAGCGAGGAAGAAGCGCTGATCGCCTTGCTCGCGCTGGGCGGCTACGACCCGGACAGCCTGGGCGGGAAGGCGCTCGACATGGAGGCAGCGGTGGACATCCTGCGCAGCGACGGCAGCGCGCTGGCAAGCCTGGAGCCATCCGTCGTCATGAGCCTCAAGGACACGTATGTAAATTCCGTGCGCGTGCTCGGAGCTTATCGTCCGGGATTGTATAGGGGCGATCTGCTCTTTGTCCATTCAACGGTGATTCCAGACTGGTTCACGCCGATTTCTCCGGAAACGTGGCAGCCTTACATCACCGGCCGCATCGAGCAGCATGATTTGGCCTGCCGCCATAAGGATCTGTGCCAGCCGGGACCGCTGACGGACATCGGATCGATCCTTTCACGGAAATTGGCGGATATCAAATGA
- a CDS encoding MbtH family protein: MSNPFEQSRDRFYALVNEQGQYSLWPAFAPIPAGWTKRHEEGREACLAYIEENWTDMRPQPAAPQSTPV, translated from the coding sequence ATGAGCAATCCTTTCGAACAGTCAAGAGACCGCTTCTATGCGCTTGTAAACGAGCAGGGCCAGTATTCGCTTTGGCCCGCCTTTGCTCCCATACCGGCGGGGTGGACGAAGCGGCACGAAGAAGGACGCGAAGCGTGCTTGGCTTATATTGAGGAGAATTGGACGGATATGCGTCCGCAGCCGGCTGCGCCGCAGTCGACGCCTGTATGA
- a CDS encoding DHA2 family efflux MFS transporter permease subunit: MNPKVAIRLVYVTAMFVVAMDGTVVNVSLLAICRELGVSPAEAGTVNIGYLVAVATTLPLAGWLGERFGGKRVLLCAIAVFTAASVCCGLAGSLEELIVFRVIKGAAGGLIAPVGMALLFRAFPPEERARLSRSLVLPIAVAPAVGPIVGGFFVETLSWRWCFYINLPIGAIAFVLGWLGLEASRPQQASRLDWAGLLLGGPGLAMAIYALSQGAIRGWKSPEIVIAGLTGIAFLIVMTVKSLRTPAPLLRLRLLSHRLYRTAGLIALCSSAGLLGMLYVFPLMYQDMFGASAFHTGLTTFTEAIGLMAASQCLPWSVNKFGVRRVVILALLCAIGVFGALSLVQAGTNPWLVRLLLLCGGFTLGHSVGAVQLLAFARVEPHLMGQATMLFQVQNRLGSALGVAVIGSVLAAGTAGLSAGAEQSAPAGAHGYQLALLASAAFLALAWGLALTLRKSDTAGVLPRRPQASAASEAAESAKAPTVST; encoded by the coding sequence ATGAACCCGAAGGTGGCCATACGACTGGTTTATGTGACGGCGATGTTCGTCGTCGCCATGGATGGGACTGTCGTCAACGTATCGCTGCTCGCGATCTGCAGGGAGCTGGGCGTATCGCCCGCTGAGGCGGGGACAGTGAATATCGGCTACCTCGTCGCTGTGGCGACGACGCTGCCTCTTGCAGGGTGGCTGGGGGAACGATTCGGCGGCAAGCGTGTCCTGCTGTGCGCCATTGCCGTGTTTACGGCTGCGTCCGTCTGCTGCGGACTCGCCGGGAGCTTGGAGGAGCTTATCGTGTTCCGGGTCATAAAGGGCGCTGCCGGCGGCCTGATCGCCCCCGTCGGCATGGCGCTGTTGTTCCGCGCGTTTCCACCAGAGGAACGGGCCAGGCTTTCCCGGTCGCTGGTGCTGCCGATCGCCGTGGCGCCGGCTGTCGGTCCGATTGTCGGCGGCTTTTTTGTCGAGACGCTGTCTTGGCGCTGGTGCTTTTATATCAATCTGCCTATCGGGGCCATAGCCTTTGTGCTGGGATGGCTTGGATTGGAGGCAAGCCGGCCGCAGCAGGCAAGCAGGCTTGACTGGGCAGGGCTGCTGCTTGGCGGCCCGGGTTTGGCAATGGCGATATATGCGCTCAGCCAAGGCGCGATCCGCGGATGGAAATCGCCGGAGATCGTCATCGCGGGCTTGACGGGAATCGCATTCTTGATCGTCATGACGGTGAAATCGCTGCGAACTCCCGCACCGCTGCTGAGGCTGAGGCTGCTCTCCCATCGCTTGTATCGGACCGCAGGGCTGATCGCCCTGTGTTCCTCGGCTGGGCTGCTGGGCATGCTGTACGTCTTTCCGCTGATGTACCAGGATATGTTCGGCGCGTCCGCCTTTCATACCGGACTGACGACATTCACGGAGGCTATCGGGCTGATGGCGGCTTCGCAGTGCTTGCCGTGGTCGGTCAATAAATTCGGCGTGCGGAGGGTCGTCATCCTCGCGCTCCTATGCGCGATCGGAGTGTTCGGAGCGCTCTCACTCGTGCAAGCCGGCACGAATCCATGGCTCGTTCGCTTGCTGCTGCTATGCGGCGGCTTCACGCTGGGGCATTCGGTCGGCGCTGTGCAGCTGCTGGCTTTCGCCCGCGTGGAGCCGCATCTCATGGGACAGGCGACCATGCTGTTCCAAGTGCAGAACCGGCTGGGCTCTGCGCTTGGAGTGGCCGTCATCGGCAGCGTGCTTGCAGCCGGGACGGCAGGCTTGTCGGCCGGCGCGGAACAGAGCGCGCCGGCCGGTGCGCACGGATATCAGCTCGCGCTGCTGGCTTCGGCCGCGTTTCTGGCTCTGGCATGGGGACTTGCCCTGACGCTGCGGAAGTCCGATACGGCAGGCGTACTGCCTCGACGGCCGCAAGCCTCGGCAGCCTCTGAGGCTGCCGAATCGGCGAAGGCTCCGACTGTATCCACATAG
- a CDS encoding AraC family transcriptional regulator, whose protein sequence is MLEPESYAFRTEDRSLLMLDSIGWQKIRTAGYHFEGIERPDSGHVIFQYTVGGQGWLEVEGRLHPLPKGSGFLVKVPSRHRYYYVEQDEPWEIVWLNLRGDEANRIWDIVLAQEGPVICREEGSPLIAGLRELLETMAEMKEADKYRLSARVYEWLLALLQTSRELGKEMSASASSMIEKAKRYMKEQHDQPLTLDIVAGHCGVNKHHFCRLFRKSEHTSPLAYLRDRRIEAAIRLLRTTELPVHEVGRRCGFDSPSYFGKVFRHYMSATPTEYRMKKLKFPYDAVYYERGSV, encoded by the coding sequence GTGCTTGAACCAGAATCCTATGCATTCCGTACGGAAGATCGTTCATTATTGATGCTGGATTCGATCGGCTGGCAGAAAATCCGTACGGCCGGCTATCATTTCGAAGGCATCGAACGGCCTGATTCCGGACATGTGATCTTCCAATACACCGTTGGCGGCCAAGGATGGCTGGAGGTGGAAGGGCGGCTCCATCCCTTGCCGAAAGGCTCCGGCTTTCTGGTCAAGGTACCGAGCCGGCACCGCTACTACTACGTGGAACAGGATGAGCCCTGGGAGATTGTCTGGCTGAATCTGCGGGGGGATGAAGCGAACCGCATCTGGGATATTGTCCTGGCTCAGGAAGGGCCTGTCATCTGCAGAGAAGAGGGCTCGCCCTTGATTGCCGGCCTGCGGGAGCTCCTGGAGACAATGGCGGAAATGAAGGAGGCCGATAAATACCGGTTGTCTGCCCGAGTGTATGAATGGCTGCTTGCCCTGCTCCAAACAAGCCGTGAGCTTGGCAAGGAGATGAGCGCAAGCGCAAGCTCGATGATCGAGAAGGCAAAGCGTTACATGAAAGAGCAGCATGACCAGCCGTTGACGCTGGACATCGTTGCCGGGCATTGCGGCGTCAACAAGCATCATTTCTGCCGGCTGTTCCGGAAATCCGAGCATACCTCCCCGCTCGCCTATCTGCGGGATCGCAGGATTGAGGCCGCCATCCGCCTGCTCCGCACGACAGAATTGCCCGTCCATGAAGTCGGACGCCGCTGCGGCTTCGACAGCCCGAGCTACTTCGGCAAAGTATTCCGCCATTATATGAGCGCAACCCCGACGGAATATCGGATGAAGAAGCTGAAGTTCCCTTACGATGCCGTTTATTATGAGCGAGGCTCCGTCTAG